The Stigmatella aurantiaca DW4/3-1 genome contains the following window.
GGCCGGGGCCAGCCGCATCTGCGGACTCATCGACCGCGACAGGGCGGGCCGCGTCCGCCGTCTGAAGGAAGCCATCACATGGATAAGAAGGTCAGGGCAGTCTCCAAGCCCGAGGGGAAGCTGGCGGTTCTGCTGCCGGGGCTCGGTGCGGTCTCCACCACGCTCATCGCGGGCGTCGAAATGGTGCGCCAGGGCAAGGGACTGCCCGTGGGTTCACTCACCCAGATGGGCACGGCGCGCCTGGGCAAGCGAACCGATGGCCGCACGGTGAAGCTCCAGGACCTGGTGCCCCTGTCGTCCCTCAACGACGTCGTCTTCGGCGCTTGGGACATCATCAGCGAGAACGCGGCCCAGGTGGCCGAGCGCTCCGGTGTGCTCACCAAGGAGCACCAGGACCTGGTGCGCCCGGCGATGGAGAAGATCGTCCCCAAGAAGGGCGTGCACAACCCCGAGTTCGTGCGCCGCATCGCCGCCAACCACATCAAGGACACGAAGACGCACCGCGAGAGCATCGAGGCGCTGCGCCAGGACATCCGCGACTTCAAGAAGGAACTGGGCGCCAAGCGCGCGGTGATGATCGTCTGCGCCTCGGTGGAGACGTACACCGGCACCCCGGCGGCCACCCAGTCGCTGGCGGCGCTGGAGAAGGCGCTGGATGCGAACGACGCGTCCATCAACCCCACGCTCCTGTACGCCTACGCCGCCCTGAAGGAGGGCGTGCCCTTCGCCAACGCCACGCCGAACACCTCGGTGGACACCCCGGCGCTGCAGGAGCTGGCGCGCCAGGAGAACGTCCCCGTGGCGGGGCGTGACCTCAAGAGCGGCCAGACGATGATGAAGACGGTCATCGCCCCCTCGCTCAAGGCGCGCATGCTGGGCCTGGAGGGGTGGTTCTCCACCAACATCCTGGGCAACCGCGACGGCGAGGTGCTGGATGATCCGCAGGCCTTCAAGGCCAAGGAAGTCACCAAGTCGGGCGTGCTGGACACCATCCTCCAGCCGGAGCTGTACCCCGAGCTCTACGGCAAGGTGAGCCACAAGGTCTCCATCCACTACTACCCCCCGCGCGGCGACGCGAAGGAGGGCTGGGACAACATCGATATCTTCGGCTGGCTGGGCTACCCCATGCAGCTGAAGATCAACTTCCTGTGCCGTGACTCGATCCTGGCGGCACCGCTGGTGCTCGACATCGCGCTGTTCCTGGACCTGGCCAAGCGCCTGGAGTGGAAGGGCATCCAGGAGTGGATGTCGTTCTACTTCAAGAGCCCGATGGCCCAGCCGGGCCTCCAGCCGGAGCACGACCTGTTCATCCAGCTGACCAAGCTGAAGAACACGCTGCGCGTGGTCGCGGGCGAGGAGCCCATCACCCACCTCGGACTCGACTATTACGGAGATGACCTCCCGATCGTCAAATAGCACCGGTTCGAAGTGGACGCCCTGGCTCATCACCCTCCTGGGGGTGGGCCAGCTCCTCTTCGTCACCGCGGTGGGCAGGCTTCGCTGGGAGCACTTCGCAGCGGATCTGTTGATCGTGGGGCTGGCCTGGGCTGGCCCCTCGGCACGGTCCTTCTTGCTGCGCGGGGGCCTGGCGTTGTGGTTCACCGGCATGCTGATGGACAACCAGTGGCTCTGGTTGAGCCTGCGAGGCCGCGTGCACACCGGGGACCTGTGGGACTTGGAGCACGCGCTCTTTCCCGCGCCCGGGGGCACCACCTGGCCGGCCTATTTCGCCACCCGCACCCACCCGGTGCTGGACCTGCTGTGCGGCTTCTCCTACGCGGCCTACATCTACGAGGTCATCCTCGGAGCCTTGCTGTTCTTCTTCCGCAAGCACCCCCGCTTCGGGCAGGTGTGCTGGGCGTTCCTGGCGGTTAACTTCCTCGGGGTCATTACCTACATGCTCTACCCCGCCGCCCCGCCCTGGTACGTGATGCAGTACGGCCACGGTCCCGCAGACCTCCTGGCCGCCCCCAGCCCGGCTGGAACGGCGCGTTTCGACGCGCTGCTGGGCATCAGCTACTTCGCGAAATTCTACGCACGCAGCCCCAACGTCTTCGGAGCCATGCCCTCGCTGCACGTCGCCTACCCCGTGATGATGACCTGGCAGTTGTGGGGTCTGGGGCGGGCGTGGCGGGTGGGGGCCACGGCCTTCGCGATGTTGGTGGCGTTCTCCGCCCTCTACCTGCAGCACCACTACATCCTGGATGTCGTGGCGGGCATGGCGACCGCGTTGGTGGCGTGCGCTTTTGTTGAGTTCGCATTTTCCCGGCGTGAATCTCCGGCCGTCGCGCCCGTACCTCTCATGCCCGGAGGAGACAGCCGTGCTTGACACCCTCGTGTCGTGGATTCAGGGAGACCTCTCACCCAGCGCCCGCATCTGGACGGCGTTGGCCCCGGCGATGCTGGCGAGCGCCTATTTCATTGGCGGCCTGCTGATTTTCGCCATTCGCTGCGCCTTCAAGGGCGTGCCCCAGGACGAGGAGACGCTCAAGCGCGGCAGCACCGTGCTGGTGGGCATGTTCCTGCGCCACTACTTCTTCTGGGTCATTCAGCCGCTGTGGGCGGTGGTGTACCGCTCGGGGCTGCCGGCCAACGCGCTGTCCATGCTGTCGGGCCTGCTCGGGGTGTCCTCCGGCGTGGCCGTGGCGGCGGGGCGCTTCGCGCTGGGCGGCTGGCTGTTCCTGGCGGCCGGCATCCTGGATGTCATGGACGGGCGCATCGCCCGGCTGCGCAAGGAGGCCAACCCGGCCGGCGCGGCGCTGGACTCGGTGCTGGACCGGTACGTGG
Protein-coding sequences here:
- a CDS encoding inositol-3-phosphate synthase, giving the protein MDKKVRAVSKPEGKLAVLLPGLGAVSTTLIAGVEMVRQGKGLPVGSLTQMGTARLGKRTDGRTVKLQDLVPLSSLNDVVFGAWDIISENAAQVAERSGVLTKEHQDLVRPAMEKIVPKKGVHNPEFVRRIAANHIKDTKTHRESIEALRQDIRDFKKELGAKRAVMIVCASVETYTGTPAATQSLAALEKALDANDASINPTLLYAYAALKEGVPFANATPNTSVDTPALQELARQENVPVAGRDLKSGQTMMKTVIAPSLKARMLGLEGWFSTNILGNRDGEVLDDPQAFKAKEVTKSGVLDTILQPELYPELYGKVSHKVSIHYYPPRGDAKEGWDNIDIFGWLGYPMQLKINFLCRDSILAAPLVLDIALFLDLAKRLEWKGIQEWMSFYFKSPMAQPGLQPEHDLFIQLTKLKNTLRVVAGEEPITHLGLDYYGDDLPIVK
- a CDS encoding phosphatase PAP2 family protein, yielding MTSRSSNSTGSKWTPWLITLLGVGQLLFVTAVGRLRWEHFAADLLIVGLAWAGPSARSFLLRGGLALWFTGMLMDNQWLWLSLRGRVHTGDLWDLEHALFPAPGGTTWPAYFATRTHPVLDLLCGFSYAAYIYEVILGALLFFFRKHPRFGQVCWAFLAVNFLGVITYMLYPAAPPWYVMQYGHGPADLLAAPSPAGTARFDALLGISYFAKFYARSPNVFGAMPSLHVAYPVMMTWQLWGLGRAWRVGATAFAMLVAFSALYLQHHYILDVVAGMATALVACAFVEFAFSRRESPAVAPVPLMPGGDSRA